One genomic window of Solanum dulcamara chromosome 12, daSolDulc1.2, whole genome shotgun sequence includes the following:
- the LOC129876586 gene encoding uncharacterized protein LOC129876586: MAGLTNLKLSLFPNSCSLSSSSSLSSNPFLVSTSIFCRNSHRFPKIFAFSSNDIKVGSNIEVDGAPCKVIEFLHVKPGKGAAFVRTTLRNYVTGNSVEKTFRAGSKIEEANIYKETKQFTYKDGAQYVFMDLTSYEEYRLNEKDVGDKAKFLKEGMDCSLLFWNGKVIDFELPITVKLTVVDVDPGVKGDTAQGGSKPATLDTGAVVNVPLFINRGEEIMVDTRNGQYMSRA; this comes from the exons ATGGCGGGACTCACCAATCTCAAGCTATCTCTGTTTCCCAATTCTTGTTCactctcctcttcttcctctctttcCTCAAACCCATTCCTTGTTTCTACCTCCATTTTCTGCAGAAATTCCCACCGCTTCCCAA AGATATTTGCGTTTTCGAGCAATGATATTAAAGTGGGCAGCAACATTGAAGTGGATGGAGCTCCTTGCAAGGTTATAG AGTTTCTTCATGTAAAGCCTGGGAAAGGGGCTGCGTTTGTGAGGACCACATTGCGCAACTATGTAACAGGGAACAGTGTTGAGAAAACTTTCCGAGCTGGAAGTAAG ATAGAAGAGGCAAATATCTACAAGGAGACAAAGCAATTCACCTATAAGGATGGTGCCCAGTATGTTTTCATGGATCTG ACTAGTTATGAAGAATATCGTCTAAATGAAAAAGATGTTGGAGATAAAGCGAAGTTTCTAAAAGAGGGCATGGACTGCAGTTTGCTTTTCTGGAACGGGAAG GTGATCGACTTTGAATTGCCTATAACAGTAAAGTTGACAGTGGTGGACGTTGATCCAGGCGTCAAAGGTGACACTGCCCAAG GTGGATCAAAGCCAGCAACCCTCGACACCGGTGCAGTTGTTAATGTTCCGTTATTCATAAATAGAGGGGAGGAAATTATGGTTGATACTAGAAATGGACAATACATGAGCCGCGCATAG